A genome region from Solirubrobacter pauli includes the following:
- a CDS encoding cytochrome P450 translates to MSLPPGPSGPHLLQTMGWLSRPGPYSRRLRARYGDVITLHVERHAPWVLLGDPDHVKQVFTGDPDVLHAGEGNAILKPLLGPRSVLLLDGSEHLQQRKLMLPPFHGERMQAYGDMIRAIAAEEVASWPTGQPLPTRLRTQALTLEIIMRAIFGSRDERLRDAVNALLEFVGRPSSLVLSVLGGTRANAYVYGRVRAEVDRLLAELIAARRADPELASKDDILSLLMAGTDMDDVTLIDELVTLLAAGHETTATALAWALERLARHPAAWARLREGEDDYLDAVCKETLRLRPVIPGVIRMLKAPYEIGGYTVPAGVAVVPSIHLVHTREDIYPDPLAFRPERFLEQPAGTYTWIPFGGGVRRCLGASFALFEMRWVLRAIADAVVDLRPVTPRSEGTKHRSITLAPRADGRVIVARRTAPVRRAQPVPTGR, encoded by the coding sequence ATGAGCCTTCCGCCCGGCCCGTCAGGTCCACACCTCCTGCAGACGATGGGCTGGCTCTCGCGCCCCGGCCCGTACTCGCGCCGGCTGCGCGCCCGCTACGGGGACGTGATCACGCTGCACGTCGAGCGGCACGCGCCGTGGGTCCTGCTCGGCGACCCCGACCACGTCAAGCAGGTCTTCACCGGCGACCCGGACGTGCTCCACGCGGGCGAGGGCAACGCGATCCTCAAGCCGCTCCTGGGCCCGCGCAGCGTGCTGCTGCTCGACGGCTCCGAGCACCTGCAGCAACGCAAGCTGATGCTGCCGCCGTTCCACGGCGAGCGGATGCAGGCGTACGGGGACATGATCCGCGCGATCGCCGCCGAGGAGGTCGCGTCGTGGCCGACGGGGCAGCCGCTCCCGACCCGCCTGCGCACGCAGGCGCTGACGCTCGAGATCATCATGCGCGCGATCTTCGGCAGCCGTGACGAGCGCCTGCGCGACGCGGTCAACGCGCTGCTGGAGTTCGTCGGCCGGCCGAGCTCCCTCGTGCTGTCCGTGCTCGGCGGCACGCGCGCGAACGCCTACGTCTACGGCCGCGTGCGCGCCGAGGTCGACAGGTTGCTCGCGGAGCTGATCGCCGCCCGCCGCGCCGACCCCGAGCTCGCGTCCAAGGACGACATCCTCTCGCTGCTGATGGCGGGCACGGACATGGACGACGTGACGCTGATCGACGAGCTGGTCACGCTGCTCGCCGCCGGCCACGAGACGACCGCGACCGCGCTCGCCTGGGCGCTCGAGCGGCTCGCGCGCCACCCGGCGGCGTGGGCGCGTCTGCGTGAGGGCGAGGACGACTACCTGGACGCGGTCTGCAAGGAGACGCTGCGCCTGCGCCCGGTCATCCCGGGCGTGATCCGCATGCTCAAGGCGCCGTACGAGATCGGCGGCTACACCGTGCCCGCGGGCGTCGCGGTCGTGCCCTCCATCCACCTGGTGCACACGCGCGAGGACATCTACCCCGACCCGCTCGCCTTCCGCCCGGAGCGCTTCCTCGAGCAGCCGGCCGGGACCTACACGTGGATCCCGTTCGGCGGCGGCGTGCGGCGCTGCCTCGGCGCGAGCTTCGCGCTGTTCGAGATGCGCTGGGTGCTGCGCGCGATCGCGGACGCCGTCGTCGACCTGCGGCCCGTGACGCCCCGCTCCGAAGGCACCAAGCACCGCTCGATCACGCTCGCGCCCCGGGCCGACGGCCGCGTCATCGTGGCGCGACGAACAGCGCCTGTGCGCCGCGCGCAACCGGTCCCGACCGGTCGCTGA
- a CDS encoding GGDEF domain-containing protein, translating to MLDEVPVALQMWELSGGELTRTWASEEARRRADLPCDRAQLAAACQAQAPAVLEWPGEADTWWRVQITPLGGTSVLAAFMDITAHRAHLRSLRASEHLNGEILSRLQEGVVVVDMDARVVVVNDAAAALFGVAVQDIADRPVSGIPVDLLDDHGHLLSDEQQPLTRALLGEEVSDQVVRFVRRDGSLLWVEIHANPLRDEHGEQYGAVASYDDVTARVEQDRRTRHEADHDALTGLANRRALERTLEAALGRAAARSRAVGVVMLDLDGFKAINDTRGHAAGDSALREVAARLRRCVRERDLVARLGGDEFVVVLTDLDRVDAVADSVERVREALTPSFDDMELRAAIGVALYPSDGGTADDLLAHADRAMYVDKGARNGSLR from the coding sequence GTGCTTGACGAAGTCCCCGTCGCCCTCCAGATGTGGGAGCTGAGCGGGGGCGAGCTGACGCGCACCTGGGCGAGCGAGGAGGCGCGCCGGCGGGCCGACCTCCCCTGCGACCGCGCCCAGCTGGCGGCGGCGTGCCAGGCGCAGGCGCCCGCCGTGCTCGAGTGGCCGGGCGAGGCCGACACGTGGTGGCGCGTCCAGATCACGCCGCTCGGGGGCACGTCGGTGCTCGCGGCGTTCATGGACATCACCGCGCATCGCGCGCACCTGCGCTCGCTGCGGGCCTCCGAGCACCTGAACGGCGAGATCCTCTCCCGCCTGCAGGAGGGCGTGGTGGTCGTCGACATGGACGCGCGCGTGGTCGTGGTCAACGACGCCGCCGCGGCGCTGTTCGGCGTCGCCGTGCAGGACATCGCCGACCGGCCGGTGAGCGGCATCCCGGTCGACCTGCTCGACGACCACGGGCACCTGCTCAGCGACGAGCAGCAGCCGCTCACGCGGGCCCTGCTCGGCGAGGAGGTCTCCGATCAAGTGGTCCGCTTCGTGCGTCGCGACGGCTCCCTGCTGTGGGTCGAGATCCACGCCAACCCGTTGCGCGACGAGCACGGTGAGCAGTACGGCGCGGTCGCCTCCTACGACGACGTGACGGCCCGTGTGGAGCAGGACCGGCGCACCCGCCACGAGGCCGACCACGACGCGCTGACCGGGCTGGCGAACCGGCGCGCGCTGGAGCGCACGCTGGAGGCAGCGCTGGGGCGGGCGGCGGCGCGCTCGCGTGCGGTCGGCGTGGTCATGCTCGACCTCGACGGCTTCAAGGCCATCAACGACACGCGCGGGCACGCGGCCGGCGACTCGGCCCTGCGCGAGGTCGCGGCCCGGCTGCGTCGCTGCGTCCGTGAGCGCGACCTCGTGGCGCGGCTCGGCGGCGACGAGTTCGTGGTCGTGCTGACGGACCTGGACCGGGTCGACGCGGTCGCGGACTCGGTGGAGCGCGTGCGCGAGGCGCTGACGCCGTCGTTCGACGACATGGAGCTGCGCGCGGCGATCGGCGTCGCGCTGTACCCGTCCGACGGCGGCACCGCCGACGATCTGCTCGCGCACGCCGACCGCGCGATGTACGTCGACAAGGGCGCGCGCAACGGCTCGTTGCGGTAG
- a CDS encoding thioesterase family protein — MSFYVELGEGRFRATERTSGPWDPAHQHAGPPSALLLRAFEGMPSDLVIARMTVEILGPVPIGEMLVTTAVERQGRSVELLSGELAADGRAVMRARAWRVRASPVEHKGPGPLCSLPDAEDVPPPALGEAYGYAHAVEWRWARGGWTDRGPATVWTRMKVPLVDGEEPSPRQRVVVVADSGNGASNVLDWDRYLFVNTELTVHFVREPVGEWVLLDAATEIAEGGAGLAASVLSDRSGPVARGAQALFVAPR; from the coding sequence GTGAGCTTCTACGTGGAGCTCGGCGAGGGGCGCTTCCGCGCGACCGAGCGGACCTCCGGACCGTGGGACCCCGCGCACCAGCACGCCGGGCCGCCGTCGGCGCTGCTGCTGCGCGCGTTCGAAGGGATGCCGTCGGACCTGGTGATCGCGCGCATGACCGTCGAGATCCTCGGGCCGGTGCCGATCGGGGAGATGCTCGTGACGACGGCGGTGGAGCGGCAGGGCCGATCGGTCGAGCTGCTGTCCGGCGAGCTGGCCGCGGACGGGCGCGCCGTCATGCGGGCACGGGCGTGGCGGGTACGCGCGTCGCCGGTGGAACATAAAGGGCCTGGCCCTTTATGTTCGCTGCCGGACGCGGAGGACGTCCCGCCGCCCGCGCTCGGCGAGGCGTACGGCTACGCGCACGCCGTCGAATGGCGCTGGGCGCGCGGCGGCTGGACCGACCGTGGGCCGGCGACCGTGTGGACGCGGATGAAGGTCCCGCTGGTGGACGGCGAGGAGCCGTCGCCGCGGCAGCGCGTCGTCGTGGTCGCGGACTCCGGCAACGGCGCGTCGAACGTGCTCGACTGGGACCGCTACCTGTTCGTCAACACCGAGCTGACCGTGCACTTCGTGCGCGAGCCGGTCGGCGAGTGGGTGCTGCTGGACGCCGCGACGGAGATCGCGGAGGGCGGCGCGGGCCTGGCCGCGTCGGTGCTCAGCGACCGGTCGGGACCGGTTGCGCGCGGCGCACAGGCGCTGTTCGTCGCGCCACGATGA
- a CDS encoding 3-keto-5-aminohexanoate cleavage protein, which produces MDDPVILTCAVSGALASRDQCPAIPYTPAEYAAEARRIVDEGGVMIHIHARRPDGTPSHAVEDFRAITEAIVAEVGRDLIINYSTGALGVPIETRQAYLRELRPDVGALNMGSMNYAKYSARRKDFVFKAVFENSFDSIGALLGTMVEHGIRPEHECFDSGHVASLDPLLDMGVLKPPLQVSFVMGVTGGIRPTARNVAHMAEQVPDVPHQWGVIGISRGQWGLLAAALSLGGNIRVGLEDNFYLPEGEMARSNGDLVARGARMAVDAGRRLATVHEARELLGL; this is translated from the coding sequence GTGGACGACCCCGTGATCCTGACGTGCGCCGTCTCCGGCGCGCTCGCCTCGCGCGACCAGTGCCCGGCGATCCCGTACACGCCCGCCGAGTACGCCGCCGAGGCGCGGCGGATCGTCGACGAGGGCGGCGTGATGATCCACATCCACGCGCGGCGGCCCGACGGCACGCCGTCGCACGCGGTGGAGGACTTCCGCGCGATCACCGAGGCGATCGTCGCGGAGGTCGGGCGCGACCTGATCATCAACTACTCGACGGGCGCGCTCGGCGTGCCGATCGAGACGCGCCAGGCCTACCTGCGCGAGCTGCGGCCGGACGTCGGCGCCCTGAACATGGGGTCGATGAACTACGCGAAGTACTCCGCGCGCCGGAAGGACTTCGTCTTCAAGGCGGTGTTCGAGAACTCGTTCGACAGCATCGGCGCGCTCCTGGGCACGATGGTCGAGCACGGCATCCGGCCCGAGCACGAGTGCTTCGACTCCGGGCACGTGGCCTCGCTCGACCCGCTGCTGGACATGGGCGTGCTGAAGCCGCCCCTGCAGGTGTCGTTCGTGATGGGCGTGACCGGCGGCATCCGCCCGACGGCGCGCAACGTCGCCCACATGGCCGAGCAGGTGCCCGACGTGCCGCACCAGTGGGGCGTGATCGGCATCTCCCGCGGGCAGTGGGGGCTGCTCGCGGCGGCGCTCTCCCTGGGCGGCAACATCCGCGTCGGGCTGGAGGACAACTTCTACCTGCCCGAGGGCGAGATGGCGCGTTCCAACGGCGACCTCGTCGCGCGGGGCGCGCGGATGGCGGTCGACGCCGGCCGGCGCCTGGCGACCGTGCACGAGGCGCGGGAGTTGCTCGGGCTGTGA